TCGTCTGGACCAGTGGTTCAGCTACGAGGCGGATGCCACCGCCAATGCCCTGCGGAGCTGGTGCCGCCGTAACGGTCTGGAACCCATCCACACGCCCACCCGCGGGGCAAGCTGAGGGTGGCTATTCTGGCGGGATGGACATCCGATTGAGCAAGGCCACGGAACAGCAGCTCACCGCCTCCCTCCAGCGCTATCTCCAGGAGGAGCTGGGGGAGGAGGTGGGAGAGCTCAAGGCCACCCTCTTCCTGCGCTTCTGCCTGGAGGAGATCGGGCCGCCGATCTATAACCAAGCCATCCAGGACGCCCGGACCTTCATGCTGGAAAAGGTGGGCGACCTGGAGAATGTCTGCTACGTGGCGGAGAAGAAGAAACCACTCCGGCGGCGTTGAGCGCGGCTACTTCCCCTTGGCCAGGATGGCCTCGATCTGGTCCATGATGATGTCCATCCGGTGGGCCAGGGCCCGATAGGGTCCGGGGGTGGCAAGGTCCACACCGGCCCGCTTCACCAGCTGGTAGGGGTGGTCCGAGCCACCGGCCTTCAGGAGCTCGAGGTAGGTCTCCACCGCTCCCTTCTCCCCCTTCTGGATCCGCTCGGCGAAGGCCTGGGAGGCGGCGATGGAGGTGGCGTACTGGTAGACGTAGTAGTTGTAGTAGAAGTGGGGGATGTAGGCCCACTCCACGGTCACCGGCTCATCGATGACCACGACTCCCTGCTCCGCTCCGTGGTAGCGCTTCAGGATGTCCCCGTAGATGCGGGTGAGCTTGTCACCGGAGAGGGCCCCACCCTTCTCCACCTCTTCGTGGATGGCCAACTCGAACTCAGCGAACATCGCCTGGCGGAAGAAGGTGCCCCGCAGGCCTTCAAGGGCACTGCCCAGGTAGTAGAGCCGCTCCTGATCGGACTGGGCCACCTTCAGCATGTAATCCAGGAGCAGAGCTTCATTCAGCGTGGAGGCAATCTCGGCCGTGAAGATGCTGTAGCGGGCGGTGGGGAAGGGCTGGGTGCGGTTGGCCAGGATCGAGTGGACCCCATGCCCCCACTCATGGGCCAGGGTGCTGAGTGATTCGTAGTTGTCGTTGTAGTTCGTCAGCACGAAGGGATTGCCGTCATGCACGCTGCCGCTCATGTAGGCACCTGAGCGCTTTCCGGACTGGGGATAGACATCGGTCCACCGGGCGTGGAGGGCCCTGGAGATGTCCGCGGTGTAGGTCGCCCCCAGGGGACGGGTCGCCTCGATGATGAGCCGCTGGGCCTCTTCGTAGGGGAAGCTCTTGTCGGTCTTCACCAGAGGGGGATAGATATCGGAGTAGTGGAGCTGCTTGAGCCCCAGCATCCGGGCCCGCAGGCGGAAGTAGCGGTGCAGGGTCGGCAGGTTGGCATGGGTCTCGGCAATGAGGGTGCGGTAGACCGACTCGGGCACATCATCGGAAGCCAGAGCCGCCGCCAGGCTGTTGGGATAGTGCCTGACCTGGGCATTGAAGCAGTCGGTCTTCACCTGGGAGAAGAGCGCCACCCCGAAGGTCCTTTCGTATTCCTTGAGCTTCCCGAAGAAGGCCTTGAAGACCTCAGCCCGGTCCGCAGGGTCCGCCGCGGCGCGGTAGCGGCTGTAGCCCGCCTGATCCAGCCGCACCTCCTGGCCATCGGAGAGTTTCACGGTGGGCCAGGGCATGTCCGCGTTGGCCAGGATCCCGTAGAGGCTGGAGGGCGTGTCGGCGATCATCCCCACGGCGGCCATCACGCCCTCCGCTTCGGCTCCCAGCGTGTGGGGGGCACTCCGGAGGACCTCCTCCAGGGGGAAGCGGTAGACCGCCAGACGGGGTTCCTCCTTCAGGAAGCTCCGGATCCGCGCTTCGCCCACCGTCAGGAGCTCTGGGTCCATGAAGCTCACCGCCTGAGAGAAGCGGGTCACCAGCAGATCCAGCTCCTGGCTGCGCTCCAGTCCAGGAGTCAGCTTGGTGTTCTCGTCGTGGGCGAGACTGGCGTAGGTGTTGAGTCGGGTCAACTCCTTGCGCAGACCATAGATGCAATCGAGGGCGTCAGCCAGACCCGCGGCGCTGTCCCCCAGGTGCCCCCGGAAAGAGGGAATGCGCTCCATCCCCTGGACGACCCGCTGACGGGCGGCCTGATAGGCCGCTTCGTCAGGGTAGAGAAGCGTGAGGTCCCAGGTGCGGGAGGGGGCAGCCGCCCGGGAATCCGGCTTGGGCGCTTCGGCTGCTCCGGCTTCGGGGGCGAAAAAGGAGCTGAGGGCGAGGAGGCAGGTGATGATCGGCATGGTCTTCATGGGAACCCATCCTGGCCGGGGCGGGAATACCCCGTATCACGATGCTACCTTGTCCTGCATCCGACAGGCTCAGTTCTCGCTCTCCGTCCTCCTGACCACCGGAGGCATGCGGGGCGTGGCAGGAGCCGCCGCAGGGGTTCCCGCGGGCGGCGGAAGGGGCTGACGGAAGAACTCCGCTGCGGCACCGACGGCAGAGAGGGCGCCTCCCACATCCGCGGGGAGGAAGATCTTGGTGGCCTTGCCCTCGGCCACCTTCTCCAGGGCCTCCAGGCTCCGGATGGCGATGAGCCCCTGGTCCGGCTTCCCCGCGTGGATGGCGTTGAAGACGGTCTCGATGCGGAACTTTTCGGCATCGGCCAGGGTACGGACGGCCTGGGCCTGCCCCTCGGCGCGGATGACCGCTCCCTGCCGGTCACCCTCGGCCCGCAGGATCTGGCTCTCCCGCTCGCCCTCGGCCTTCAGGATGGCGCTCTGCTTGAAGCCCTCGGACTCAAGGATGGCGGCGCGCTTCTCCCGCTCAGCCTTCATCTGCTTGGACATGGCATTGGTGATGTCCGCCGGGGGCTCGATCTTCTGGATCTCCACCCGCACCACCTTGACACCCCACTCGTCCGTAGCCTCGTCCAGGACCTGCCGCAGTTGGGTGTTGATCTTCTCGCGACTGGAGAGGGTGGCATCCAGCTCCATCTCGCCCACGATGTTGCGGAGATTGGTCTGGGCCAGCTTGACGGCAGCGTACTGGAAGTTGGCGATGTTGTAGATCACCCGGACCGGGTCCGTCACCCGGAAGTAGATGACCGCATCCACCGTGACGGCGGCATTGTCGCGGGTGATGACCTCCTGGGGCGGCACATCGATGACCTGCTCACGGGTGTCCACTTTGATCAGAGTCTGGAAGAAGGGCAGCACAAAGGTGAGCCCGGGCTCCCGGGGCGGTGCCGAATACTTGCCCAGGGTCTCCACGACTCCCTTCTCGTAGGGGCGGATGATCTTCAGGGCCTTGCTGGCCAGCACCAGCACGAAGATGACCAGGACGACGAAGAGAAGGGCCTCAGGCATGGTTCATTCCTTTCCTTCAGGGTTGGGAGCAGACTGACACACTTGCAGGCGGGTGCCCACCACCAAACGGATCTCCACCCAGGAGTCCTGGGGAATGAAAGCATCTGCAGTGGCCCTCCAGAGGGCTCCATTTCCCAGGCGCACCTGCCCCCGTCCCGTGTCGGGATCGATCGCCTCGATGACCCGCGCCCGCTGTCCCGCCAGGGCATCCAGGCCGACGGGACTGTGGGGCATGCGCTTCATCCAGCGCCGGGCCAGGGGCGCCACGGTGAGCACCAGGAGGGCTGAACCCAAGAGGAAGACAATCCAGGTCCCCAGATGGCCCAGCCCCAGCCAACCGGCCACCGCCGCCAGGAGCGCACCTCCGGCCATGCAGGCGAAGAAGAAGAGCCCCGGGGTGACCATCTCGATCACCAGGAAGATCACCAACAGGAACAGCCACCAGAGTGCGGGCATGGACACCTCGTGATGCGCATAACATAGCGCAAATCGGCCCTCCGCACCGCTGATCCTGCATGCCGGTACCATGGAGCCAGGCCATGCATCTCCTCCCCCTCTCCGTCCGCGACTTCATCGAGCCCCTGGTGCCCACCGGCAGCATCGATGCCTCGTACGCCTTCCAGCTCCAGGAGGACACCGCCCAGCAGGGCATCCGCATGCATGCCCGCATCCAGAAGCGCATGGCCTCGGAACACCCGCAGCTGTGCCACGAGGTGCCCCTGTTCACCCGCTTCCAACGGGAGGGCCTTGAGGTGCTGGTCCGGGGCCGGATTGATTTATTAATAGATAATATAATTGAAGAAATCAAGACCACCACCCAGGCCCCGGGGCTCCTGAAACGCCTGGCGGAGGACCCCCTGCATCCCTTCGCCCAGCAGGCCCGGATGTACGCCTGGATGCATTTCGGGACGGAGCACCCCTGCACCTGTCGCATCCGAGTGGTCTCCCTGCTGGACGACAGCGAAAGCCTGGTGGAGGTCCCCTTCGATCCCGAGGCCTTCGGGCACTGGGTGGAGGCCCAGGTGGACAGCCTGCACCGCGCCCACTTGGCGGACCTGGCCCGGGCCGAGGTACGGCGGGGCATGGCCAAGGGCCTCACCTGGCCCTTCCCGGAGACCCGCAGCGGCCAGGGGACCCTCATGGACGAGGTGGCCTTGGCCCTGGAGGCGGGGGAGCCCCTGCTCCTCCAGGCCCCCACAGGGCTGGGCAAGACCGCCGGCGTGCTGCACCCGGCCCTGCTGCAGGCCCTTCGGGAGCACCAGCGGGTCTTCTGCCTGACCCCCCGCAACAGCCAGCACCCCCTGGCGGAGGCCTATGTGCGCCGCCTGCGAGAGCAGGGCCACCCGGTGCGCTCCGTGACCCTGCGGGCCAAGGAGAAGGTCTGCCCCCAGGAGGAGGTCCACTGCCGCCCCGAGTCCTGCCCCCGGGCCGACAGCTACTTCGACCGGCTCCACGCCTGTGGGGTCCTGGAGGAGCTGCAGGCCCTGGGCTGCGCCGACGGAGAAGCCCTGCGGGAGGCCGCGGACCGCCACACCCTCTGCCCCTTCGAGCTCTCGCTGGATGCGGCCCGCCACGCCGATGTGATCATCGGGGACTACAACTACGCCCTGGCGCCGGGCTCCACCCTCCTGCGCTTCTTCGGAAACCCCGAGGCCGCGGCCCGGAACATCCTCCTGCTGGACGAAGCCCACAACCTGCCCAGCCGCGCTGCGGACTGGTTCAGCCCCGCCCTGGAGCTGGAACAGCTCCTGGACCTCCGCAAGCGGCGCAAGGGCCTGGGCCGGGGGACCTCCGCCCAGCTCACTCGCTGCATCCGGCTCCTGGAGGGCCACCAGGGCCCCCACCGGGTGCTGGAGGTGGACACCGAGGCCTTCCTGGACGAGGAGCAGCGCATCCGGCGCCTCCTGGCCAAGGCCGCAGCCGAAGGCCAGGACCTCCCCCCCTCCCACCCCCTGGTGCGCCTGCTGCGGCCCTGGGCGGAGTTCTGCGCGGTGCTCCGGGAGCGCACCGAGGCCCATCTCATCACCTGGAAGCCCAGGCCCGGGGGCGGCACCCTGCAGATCACCTGCCTGGAGGCCTCGGAGCACCTGGCAGAGCGCTTCAAGGCCGTGGCGGGCACCGTGCTCTTCTCCGCCACCCTCAAGCCCTTCGACTACTACCGCAGGCTCTCGGGTCTGCCCGAAGGCACCCGCAGCCGGGAGATCCCCAGCCCCTTCCCCGCCGCCCACCGCAAGGTGCTCATCGTGCCCCAGATCAGCACCCGGCTGCGCCTGCGGGAGCGCTCCGCCCCCCGCATCGCCCAGTTCCTTAGCCGGGTCCTGCCCCTGCGGCCGGGCAACTACATCGTCTTCTTCCCCAGCTTCGCCTTCCTGGAGCAGACCCTGGCCCAGGTGGAGCTGCCGGGCTTCGAGGTGCTCTCCCAGCCCCGGCAGGCGGACCAGGCCACCCTGCGGGGTCTCCTGGACACCCTCCAGACCCGGCGCAAGGTGGTGCTCCTGGCCGTCCAGGGCGGGTCGCTCTCCGAGGGGGTGGATCTCCCCGGAGAGGCCCTCATCGGCTGCGTGGTGGTGGGGCCGCCCATCCCCCCCTTCAGCCTGGAGCACCAGCAGCTCCGGGCCCACTTCCAGAAGCGCTATGGCCAGGGGGAGGCCTACGCCAGCACCTACCCCGCCATGGCCAAGGCCATCCAGGCCGCGGGGCGGGTGATCCGGGGCCCCCAGGAGCGGGGCCTGCTGGTCTTCCTGGACGACCGCTTCCTGGAGCCGGACTTCGCGGCGGGCTTCCCCTCCGACTGGTTCAGCAGCCCCCGGGAGCTGGTGTCCAGCGCCATCCTCGCCGATGTGCAGGGCTTCTGGGAGGCCCCCTGATGCTGGAGCGCGGCTACTGCCTGGCCAACCTGGAGACCCTGCTGGCGGAGGTGGAGCGCCGCTCCGGGGACCTGCTCCATCCCCCGGAGCGGGATCGCCTGGAGGCCTTCCGCGCCCTGCCCCTCCCGGCCCGCCACCTCCTGGCCCGCATGCTCACCCGCAAGGGCCCCTGGCTGCGGGGGGACACCCTGGCCTACCCCGAGGTGGGGGAGCCCGGGCCCGCCCTAGCCCACCTGGTGGCAGCGGGCTTCTGCCTGGGACCGGACCAGGCGGACGGGGACGCCTTGCTGCCCCTGCTCACCCGGGCGGAGCTGGCCACCCAGCTGAGGGGCCTGGGGGTCTCCTTCCCCCGGGCCACCCGCCGGGAGAGCCTGGCGCTCCTGCTGCGGGAGCACCCGGAGGCCCTGCCCGACCTGAGGGCCTCCCTGGCCCCCCACCGGGTGGCGGAGCCCGAATTCTGGCGCCTGCTGGAGGTGCTCTTCTTCGGCAACCTGGAGCAGGACCTCTCCAGCTTCGTGGTGGCGGACCTGGGGCACCTGCGCTACCCCGACTACCCCCTGGACCCCTCGGCCCGGCGCTTCGGGACCCGGGCCGAGGTGGACTTTCTGCGCTCGGTGCAGGCCCTGCGGGAGGCCCTGGAAGCCGGAAACCTGGACCTGGACGCCCTGACGGCTCAGGCCCTGGCCCTGCGGCCCGCCCATTCCCAACGGCGCCACCAGGGGCTCCTCAACGGCCTGGGCCGGGCCTGGGAGCGGCTGGGGCGCTTCCCCGAGGCCCTGGCCTGCTTCGAGGCCAGCGGGCGTCCCCCGGCCCGGGAGCGCAGGGTCAGGATCCACGCCGCCCAGGGCGACCTGGCCACCGCCTGCGCCCTGGCCCTGGAGATGGCCCAGAGCCCCCTGGACCTGGGGGAGGCCCGCTTCGTGCGGGTCTTCCTGCACAAGCAGCGCAAGGAGCGCCTGGAGGCCCTGCTCTGGCTGGAGGCGAACCCCGCCCCTCCTCCGGTCCCGGAGCTGCGGCTGGTGCTGGAGCCCAGGGGACTCCCGGTGGAGGAGGCCGTCCTGGAGTCCGCCCGGGGCCAGGGCTGGGAGGGCTTCTTCGCCGAGAACCACCTCTGGCGGGCCCTCTTCGGCCTTGTCTTCTGGGACGAACTCTTCGCGGATGTCCCCGGGGCCTTCCAGCACCGCTACCAGACGGCACCCCTGGACCTGGACCGCTTCCAGGAAGCTCGCCGGGAGCGCGTCGCCGCCCGGCTGGCGGGCCTGGAAGCCCCCGGGGCCCTGGAGCGCCTCGTGCTGGGCAACGCCCATCACCACCGGGGAGAGGCCTGCAGCTTCGTGTCCTGGAAACACCTGGAGCCTGCCCACCTGGAGGCGGTGGTGCGGCGCATCCCCCCGGCCGTGCTGCGCTCGGTGCTCAGCACCCTGGCCCCCAGCCCCCGGGCCTTCGATTCGGGTTTTCCCGATTTATTCCTCTACCGCCCGGAGAGCTCGGCCTGGGCCCTCTGGGAGGTCAAGGGCCCCGGCGACAGCCTGCGCCCCGAGCAGAGCTTCTGGCTGGAGCGCTTCGGCGCCCTGGGCTGCGAGGCGAGGGTGGCCAGGGTCACGTACTGGGACGGGCTATTCTGAAGGCATCAGGAGCCCCCATGTTCGAAGCCATGCGCCGCCAGGACCGTGCCCTCTCCCCTGAGGAGACCCGGGAGCTGCTGCTCCGGGGAGAATACGGCGTCCTGGGCCTCCAGGGGCTCAATGGCTACCCCCACCCGGTGCCCATGAGCTACGCCCTGGAGGGGGAGGTGATCTGGCTCCACTGCGCCCTGGAGGGCAGCAAGCTGGCGGACCTGCGGGCCGACGCCCGGGCTTCCTTCTGCGTGGTGGGCGCCACGGAGGTGCTGCCCTCCGCCTTCTCCACCCGCTACGCCAGCGCCATCGCCTACGGCGAGGTGGAGGAGGTGAGCGGAGCCGAGGCGGACCGGGGCCTCATGGCCCTGCTGGAGAAGTACAGCCCCGAGCACCTGGAGGCTGGCCGGGCCTACTTGGAGCGGGCCCGGGCCAAGACAGGGGTGCTGCGCCTGCACATCGCCCACCTCAGCGGCAAGAGTCGGCGTTGAAGGCTTCACCGCTCCAGGCCATACTGCCGCCAGCCAAGGAGCGCGTTTGAGCTGTTTCATCTGGGATGACCACTTCGAGACAGGGCTGGAGGCCGTGGACGCGCAGCACCGCGGGTTGGTCTCTCTCATGAACCGCCTCCTGGATGGTGCCTATGCCCTCCAGACCGGGCAGGACGCCCCCCTGGAGGTCTTCGGCCAGCTGATGGACTACAGCCGCAGCCACTTCGCTGAGGAAGAGGCCATTATGGCGGCCCGGGGCATCGACCCCCGCTTCCTGGAGGCCCACCGGGAGCAGCACCGGCAGTACGCCCTCACCCTCCAGGAGGCGCGGCGGACCCTCCTCGACCAGTCCCACCCCACCCGCACCCTGGCCAGCTTCGTGGGCCAGTGGCTCATCTACCACATCCTCGGATGGGACCAGGCCATGGCCCGCCAGCTGAGGGCCATGGCAGCCGGAGCTTCGGCCCAGGAAGCCTTTGAGGTGGAGCAGAGCCGCCTCCAGGAGACCGACAGCCCCCTCTTCCGGACCCTCCGGCTCCTGGTGGAGCAGGTCCTCACCAAGAACAGCCAGCTGGTGGAGCTCAACGCCCAACTGGAGCAGCGGATCCAGGCGCGGACGCGGGAGCTGCAGGAGGCCGTCTCCCACCTGGAGACGGAGATGGCCGAGTCCCGCCGCCTCGAGGACGAGCTCTCCGCAGCCAACACCCGCCTGGAGCAGGCCGCCCTCACGGACGTTCTGACCGGGTTGCCGAATCGCCGCCACGCCATGGACCGCTTGGCCCAGCTTTGGTCCGAATCCCGCCGCCACGGGACGACCCTGGCCTGCATCCTCCTGGATGCCGATGACTTCAAGCAGGTCAACGACCGCTTCGGCCACGAGGCCGGAGATCTGGTTCTGTGCGGACTGGCCAGTGTCCTGCGGGACCATGTCCGGGGAGAGGACCTGGTCTGCCGCCTGGGCGGAGACGAGTTCCTGATCCTCTGCGCCCACACGGACCTGGACGGCGCCCTCAGCCTGGCCGAGCACCTGAGGCGCCAAGTGGAGGCTCTGGAACTCCCGGCGGGGCGGGGCACCTGGAAGGGGAGCCTCAGCCTGGGCGTCGCCGAAGCGAAAGCCGACATGGCCAGTGGAGAGGAGCTCATCGCCCGGGCGGACGAAGGCCTCTACCTGGCCAAGAGACAGGGGCGCAACCGGGTGGCCGTGGCCCCGGAGCACGCCTCCGAGGCCTGAAGAGCGTCGGCCCTACTTCTTGTCCATGTGCAGCACACCGCCCACGGCGTAGTCAACGGGGGCCATGTCCTGGAAGATGACGCGCACGGCATCGGCCGGAGCACCCATGTGCTTCATGATGGCCTCGGTGACATCGGCGGCCACCTTGCGCTTCTGGTCTGCGGTGCGGCCTTCAAGCAGGCTGATCTGGACGATGGGCATGGAACCTCCTCGAGCATGTCTGGAGGCAGGATACTACCCCTCACAAGGAAAAGGCCCAGGTGGCCTTCAGGAAGAGGTTAGCGGGCGAGTGCGGCCTTCAGGACCTCGCCGATGATCTGGATGCCCTTCTCCAGCTTCTCCTCGGGGGTGTGGGAATAGGCCAGGCGAAAGTGGTGCTTGTCCGTGCCCTTGGGATCGAAGGTGCCCCCCATGACGAAGACCGCACCCTTCTCGATGCAGGCCTTGACGGTGGCCAGCAGGTCGATGCGCGCGGGGCA
The sequence above is drawn from the uncultured Holophaga sp. genome and encodes:
- a CDS encoding NfeD family protein, with protein sequence MPALWWLFLLVIFLVIEMVTPGLFFFACMAGGALLAAVAGWLGLGHLGTWIVFLLGSALLVLTVAPLARRWMKRMPHSPVGLDALAGQRARVIEAIDPDTGRGQVRLGNGALWRATADAFIPQDSWVEIRLVVGTRLQVCQSAPNPEGKE
- a CDS encoding SPFH domain-containing protein → MPEALLFVVLVIFVLVLASKALKIIRPYEKGVVETLGKYSAPPREPGLTFVLPFFQTLIKVDTREQVIDVPPQEVITRDNAAVTVDAVIYFRVTDPVRVIYNIANFQYAAVKLAQTNLRNIVGEMELDATLSSREKINTQLRQVLDEATDEWGVKVVRVEIQKIEPPADITNAMSKQMKAEREKRAAILESEGFKQSAILKAEGERESQILRAEGDRQGAVIRAEGQAQAVRTLADAEKFRIETVFNAIHAGKPDQGLIAIRSLEALEKVAEGKATKIFLPADVGGALSAVGAAAEFFRQPLPPPAGTPAAAPATPRMPPVVRRTESEN
- a CDS encoding 2-hydroxymuconate tautomerase — translated: MPIVQISLLEGRTADQKRKVAADVTEAIMKHMGAPADAVRVIFQDMAPVDYAVGGVLHMDKK
- a CDS encoding VRR-NUC domain-containing protein, with translation MLERGYCLANLETLLAEVERRSGDLLHPPERDRLEAFRALPLPARHLLARMLTRKGPWLRGDTLAYPEVGEPGPALAHLVAAGFCLGPDQADGDALLPLLTRAELATQLRGLGVSFPRATRRESLALLLREHPEALPDLRASLAPHRVAEPEFWRLLEVLFFGNLEQDLSSFVVADLGHLRYPDYPLDPSARRFGTRAEVDFLRSVQALREALEAGNLDLDALTAQALALRPAHSQRRHQGLLNGLGRAWERLGRFPEALACFEASGRPPARERRVRIHAAQGDLATACALALEMAQSPLDLGEARFVRVFLHKQRKERLEALLWLEANPAPPPVPELRLVLEPRGLPVEEAVLESARGQGWEGFFAENHLWRALFGLVFWDELFADVPGAFQHRYQTAPLDLDRFQEARRERVAARLAGLEAPGALERLVLGNAHHHRGEACSFVSWKHLEPAHLEAVVRRIPPAVLRSVLSTLAPSPRAFDSGFPDLFLYRPESSAWALWEVKGPGDSLRPEQSFWLERFGALGCEARVARVTYWDGLF
- a CDS encoding ATP-dependent DNA helicase; its protein translation is MHLLPLSVRDFIEPLVPTGSIDASYAFQLQEDTAQQGIRMHARIQKRMASEHPQLCHEVPLFTRFQREGLEVLVRGRIDLLIDNIIEEIKTTTQAPGLLKRLAEDPLHPFAQQARMYAWMHFGTEHPCTCRIRVVSLLDDSESLVEVPFDPEAFGHWVEAQVDSLHRAHLADLARAEVRRGMAKGLTWPFPETRSGQGTLMDEVALALEAGEPLLLQAPTGLGKTAGVLHPALLQALREHQRVFCLTPRNSQHPLAEAYVRRLREQGHPVRSVTLRAKEKVCPQEEVHCRPESCPRADSYFDRLHACGVLEELQALGCADGEALREAADRHTLCPFELSLDAARHADVIIGDYNYALAPGSTLLRFFGNPEAAARNILLLDEAHNLPSRAADWFSPALELEQLLDLRKRRKGLGRGTSAQLTRCIRLLEGHQGPHRVLEVDTEAFLDEEQRIRRLLAKAAAEGQDLPPSHPLVRLLRPWAEFCAVLRERTEAHLITWKPRPGGGTLQITCLEASEHLAERFKAVAGTVLFSATLKPFDYYRRLSGLPEGTRSREIPSPFPAAHRKVLIVPQISTRLRLRERSAPRIAQFLSRVLPLRPGNYIVFFPSFAFLEQTLAQVELPGFEVLSQPRQADQATLRGLLDTLQTRRKVVLLAVQGGSLSEGVDLPGEALIGCVVVGPPIPPFSLEHQQLRAHFQKRYGQGEAYASTYPAMAKAIQAAGRVIRGPQERGLLVFLDDRFLEPDFAAGFPSDWFSSPRELVSSAILADVQGFWEAP
- the pepF gene encoding oligoendopeptidase F, which codes for MKTMPIITCLLALSSFFAPEAGAAEAPKPDSRAAAPSRTWDLTLLYPDEAAYQAARQRVVQGMERIPSFRGHLGDSAAGLADALDCIYGLRKELTRLNTYASLAHDENTKLTPGLERSQELDLLVTRFSQAVSFMDPELLTVGEARIRSFLKEEPRLAVYRFPLEEVLRSAPHTLGAEAEGVMAAVGMIADTPSSLYGILANADMPWPTVKLSDGQEVRLDQAGYSRYRAAADPADRAEVFKAFFGKLKEYERTFGVALFSQVKTDCFNAQVRHYPNSLAAALASDDVPESVYRTLIAETHANLPTLHRYFRLRARMLGLKQLHYSDIYPPLVKTDKSFPYEEAQRLIIEATRPLGATYTADISRALHARWTDVYPQSGKRSGAYMSGSVHDGNPFVLTNYNDNYESLSTLAHEWGHGVHSILANRTQPFPTARYSIFTAEIASTLNEALLLDYMLKVAQSDQERLYYLGSALEGLRGTFFRQAMFAEFELAIHEEVEKGGALSGDKLTRIYGDILKRYHGAEQGVVVIDEPVTVEWAYIPHFYYNYYVYQYATSIAASQAFAERIQKGEKGAVETYLELLKAGGSDHPYQLVKRAGVDLATPGPYRALAHRMDIIMDQIEAILAKGK
- a CDS encoding pyridoxamine 5'-phosphate oxidase family protein, giving the protein MFEAMRRQDRALSPEETRELLLRGEYGVLGLQGLNGYPHPVPMSYALEGEVIWLHCALEGSKLADLRADARASFCVVGATEVLPSAFSTRYASAIAYGEVEEVSGAEADRGLMALLEKYSPEHLEAGRAYLERARAKTGVLRLHIAHLSGKSRR
- a CDS encoding diguanylate cyclase; its protein translation is MSCFIWDDHFETGLEAVDAQHRGLVSLMNRLLDGAYALQTGQDAPLEVFGQLMDYSRSHFAEEEAIMAARGIDPRFLEAHREQHRQYALTLQEARRTLLDQSHPTRTLASFVGQWLIYHILGWDQAMARQLRAMAAGASAQEAFEVEQSRLQETDSPLFRTLRLLVEQVLTKNSQLVELNAQLEQRIQARTRELQEAVSHLETEMAESRRLEDELSAANTRLEQAALTDVLTGLPNRRHAMDRLAQLWSESRRHGTTLACILLDADDFKQVNDRFGHEAGDLVLCGLASVLRDHVRGEDLVCRLGGDEFLILCAHTDLDGALSLAEHLRRQVEALELPAGRGTWKGSLSLGVAEAKADMASGEELIARADEGLYLAKRQGRNRVAVAPEHASEA
- a CDS encoding DUF2164 domain-containing protein — translated: MDIRLSKATEQQLTASLQRYLQEELGEEVGELKATLFLRFCLEEIGPPIYNQAIQDARTFMLEKVGDLENVCYVAEKKKPLRRR